ccgaagactcacggatgtgcgacacgtggcggcctccGGGCGGCCTGATGATTCGGCACGCCCAtctcgggacggccgcaccgcccatattaaatgcgaggggcgccggcccaaccacctccgacacgtggcaaaCGGGGCCGCGGTTCTGCATTAAagcgcccgcgccgattcgcgttcccaatgggacgcctgacagcgcccccCCCCGCTCTCAGAATCCGCAATGGGCGACGGTCTGCGTTCCCCAGAAGCCATCGGATatccgatcgcctgacaccgaatcgtccggcacccgacctcctgacgccgacgtgacgtctgacgacgacaagacaggacgtctgacacctgacacCGACTGGACGTCTGACGCCAGCAAATCGCTCGGCGTTCATGGGACGCCTAACGTCgtatcaacccgcggtacggtcggaatttggcgtacgacgaatccactccttttcgcctggGATTGCTGCCCAActaaaagcatcggccagctcaccgtccgacacaggagtggaggggggcaactgttggggaatacccaccgaccgatcgactgacggccggagggaccgaccgaccgactgacagccgaaccgaccgaccgactgacggtcggagggaccgaccgaccgactgatggccggagggaccgaccgaccgaccgacgtccggagggaccgaccgacaggCGCCATCGCCGGCCGAATTAACGGTccacaaccgactgaggatgtatcggtcgggcatacttttcccgaccgactgaacctagaAGTCTGTTGGCCGACTCAcgcaagactcgccgaccaacagagggatccgacgccactcagctggccaccgacctagggtcggtcgactcctccgattgccgtacagccgccaaagcttatcagttctgacagcaatATGCGGCACGGCCACCTAGGGGTATTGTCCCGTCGaggacattgtcaaccctagtgatttgacagccccacggcgatatgacactttcacgacgactctgacagtctacagtgagttgacaattcctcagttgtccgcgccattaatgacggcgccataccgtgctccactatataaattggagaaggcaacagtgcaagggatccctctccacttctcgacttggaaaccacaggctcgctcctctctctctctctctcgattgagctctctgtcttcgttTTACTGTTgctcagtcacctctctgacttgaccgtcggagggtctccgtcggaaccgcctccggtcagtgtggacttctcattttgcaggcgcacgttctccgacgatcagacgatgaggcgattggccgcaacaatacaTGTGTTTAAATTACACGATCTGTCTTTCTTAGTTCCCATATAAAATTTCTAACTGAGAAAAGACAGATTTAAGCAAAAGAAGGGGTTGTCATGATATGTCTTGTGAATGCTTGAAGTGTCTATTTTGATCCAGATGGTTGCTTTAATTCCTCTTTTCCCCTTTCTTGGGGACCCTAGGCTACCTTTTGACTACCCAAATAAAAGGGAAAATTGTTCTTGGTAATATTTAACGCAATCTATAGGTTGCAGATTTCAATACATTGGAAGAGTTAGTCTTTAGATGTAGAACTTGTTAAGTCATTCTAATTTCACATGAACACCTATAATAATTTCTTTCGGATTTTCTAATTTAAAGCCAAATTCACCCATATATTAgtttgttttaatttttaaataattgctTTCAGTAATCAAGCACCATGGAAATAATTAGGTCAGGATAAATGCGCCTTCCTTTAATCATTACTTGTTTTGCTTCCAACTTTGGGAACTGCTTCTCTTCAATTTGCCATCGTATGAAAGAACACTCGTGCTTTCACTCTTACACCTATTTCCAGCTAAACAAACCTCAATCTATTCAAGTAACTCTTCATGGTCCGCTAAAAGcagttcttaaaaaaaaaaaaaaaaaaaaaaaaaaaagaggatgttTACCACATAGAGTGTTGCATCTATGTCCATCTCTGAACCTACCCTTCCTCTTAATACTTTAGTGCTTTAGAGGTTTAGAAGTAGGAGGAGAACCATATTTTCTTGAAAGAAGCCCCACTTCAATTATGTAGTCCTGTCCAAGTCTAAGAGAATCACCGACCTTTTTAATGTGGACTATGTAATTGCCGTGGTACAATTTTTGAAGCCGGTTAAGAAAATAAAGTAATAAAGCAAGTACACATTTAGATAATTTAAATTAACATTCTCATCCCTGCAAACGTTATCAAGTTTTTCCACTGTCAATATCACTATAAATATCATGGCCAATCATCTTTAATAACATGACCTATTAAATAAATTTCTCAACATTCCATTAATCTATTCATCTACACCATTAGCACTACTTCTGTAACAATAGAAGATCCCTGAAGGTTATAAAAGGTCAGCATCAGTCCACTTTCAAGCTGCATGCTTGCATCCCATCACTTAATTTTCCAGACATGTATCACAAGAGCCATTTAATTTGTAAGATATTAGCATCTGTACATGCATTCAATGCATCTCTTATACTTATATCAAGCTATAAATATAACATTTTTCATGCCTGCTAATTAACATTACTTGTCATGCAATGGTAATGGGAAGAGATTGTTCTTATTGGATAAAGATGGATTACTGTTTCACAACTGCAGGCATGCGCCATGAGGAAGGGGATGGACCGGTGGGTGGAGACATAAAAGTTGGTGAAAAGCCTGTTCAATAATGGTGCCTTCCGCCACCTTTCGAGAACGTATGGGAGCCAACGTTCGTCGTCCACCCCGGCGACGACTCGGCGTATGCCACCGACCGTCACCTCCCCTCCCACTGTCTGAGTCTCTGACACGTTTCTAAGTCGCCATTTTTTGTGGCTGCCGCCTTGCCAAGTGGTCTCAGGAAAGCAAACGACAGCAGATTGACGTGTGTATTAATACTCCTCAAAAAGCTGGATGGCTAATTATTGCCACTAGAATAAATGCAAGCGTTCGGCATCATGTCGCAACTTGTGATCGGTTTTTATCCACGCATATAAGTGATCTAGGCTACTGACCTAGGTTCCATAGTGACAAGATAGGTTGGACTCAAGTTCCTGCATGCCATTATCATGATGATACATAATTTAGTGAGACAAAGCATTTGCCCCACTAAGtactgagaaaaaaaaaaaaaaatcgttctCAATTTTTTTGTTTGCGTTGCGATCAATCTCTCCTTCGTTCGTTAATATCGtacatctataaaaaaaattttcacagatcGAAAATATCTTCGATGAAGATTCTCCGATGATTAAGTCAGAAAAAAGACTAGACAACAGTAAAAAATCAGAAACTCagtgaaaaagagaaaaaaaaagttaaaaaacttAGAGGCGCTTCTCGAAACTTAAAACTTAGGACTTACTAATACTGTTGCCTTactccattttatagtagaatacggtATGATTTcctcattaatggtgcagacaattgaagaattgtcaaatcgtcgggagcTGTAAAATCACCGTGAactgtcaagtcactgggatcaatctgtgtccttgacaggacaatgccccaaaGCAGCTATGCCGCATGTCCTTaacaggacaactgcccatagcggtcgtacggcgtttggatgggctgaccgactatatgtcggtattcggctgtcgggacATCGGGTAATGACCCGGAGATActgtcggctggtctggtgccttgcGGAAGTCGGATGTCggttgccacccccgacagtgagtcggtaatttGAGCTCGACTGCTCGATCGGTCGGAAATAGTATGGGTTTgttcgaccgacataccttcggctGCATATTATCGGCAGTTTTTGttagcagtcattgtcggagtcgtcagtCGGTAGAGTCATCGATTGGGAGAGTTAGACGTCGGTCGGACAGGTCCGAAGATAAGTCGACGTACAGGGatcgatcggtatatcccaacagtttgaATCTTTAATAAAATTAACTTGTTATTGGTATCACTTGGAGGTTGAGTTAGATGCAGATTTAATTGAGATCCATTTGCAAGGATTTCAGGCTTTGGTTGGGAGGGTTATTTCTGACCATTAAGGTCTAGTTTCAGGTATGCGTCACGTCTACGCTGGGCTTGATATGAGCTGGATGAAAATCTAATTGGACTGCACTTCCATCAAAACCCTTGGAGACCAAAGTTTGTGAGCCATGCAAAACAAGGGTGTTGCACGTTTAGGTAGAGGTCACCATATGGCTTCCTTTTTGATCAAGATCTTTCTCTGGGACCCTGAAACACTTCGGTTTCTTTTAttaattatagatataaatttttggtgatattttgcatcaaattcaccTCCGCATATTCGTACTCAAGTTTGAATTGACTCGAAGTGTTTTTAGGCTGTGATTCTACCTGACATCTATAATTCCAGCGCTTTGCAAATTATATTTAGGCTTTAGCATTGCCATTTTGTTTGGCAAAAAGCTGTACGTTCCAACTAAACCTTCTGTTTATCAATGGCCCAACTCCAAGGCCCGTGGCCATCCAGTCCGGCATTGGCCGTAGCACTTTCGCTAAACCAGGTCACCACTGCCATTCGTTCTTGGGCTGAACATTTTTTGATCAGGCCTGCTCGGATTAGGATCTATCTAGATATCGGCCCATTCTCAGAATTGGGCTTGGGATGGACTTATaccaaattcaaaacaaaattttGGATCTCAGACTCGGccgaaggattttttttcatatatatatatataaaaaatagtataatacCAACAACAACATCAAGTCAGGATCCGTCAACTGATTGTCCAGCTTGAGCTCGACCCATCCCCAGCTTGATCTAATCATTGATATCGGATTCTAGTGGATATATTGCCAAAGCAAGTGCAAATCCAACAATGGCTGTGCTCCATCACAAGTGATTGCATTAGTTGAAAGAGCATGCAGATATGGATATACCATATAGGATCATCAAAAGCATGCAGACCAGAGAGCAGGCCGGTTGAGGGTCTGGGGACCAAAATGCTTAATGATGTTTTACCTTAATGGAATCGACAAACAACCAAAAGAAAATTAGACTGCAAGACTTCAAAAGGGAAACCATTAAACGAATCAAAAAATTACAGTACTAGGTCGAAAGCTATACATGCAATAGTTACATCATCAAGCTCCCTTAAGTTTCTACCTCTAGACCAAGGTGGAGCAGGAGGTCGTTGACGGGTCAATCAAGGCAGGAACCACATACTTCCTTCCACGGGCTCCATTCGCGTTGTAGCTCGCCCCCGTCGCGGGGTCCATCAACAAATCCCCGGGATATCCCGGATACGCCCCCTTGGCATAAACCCCCGGACACGCCGTCGCCGCCTCCAACGGCGCTTCCTTCGGCCCCTGGTAGAATCCGTCACCGAAAGGGTTGGTCACCGTGCCGGCAATCATGCTCGCCAGGTTCATCACCATGCCGTCAATCCCGACGTCGCCGTTAGGCGCCACTAACGGCTTGGTCTGGGGCCCGTAGACCGGCTGATGGAAGGGCCAGGCGCATTGACCCGGGCACTGGGTCGCCGCGTTGCCGACCCAGATGTAGGCCGAGCCGGACTTCCGGTCCGAGCCGTGGAGCCCGCACCGGCTCATGCAGAACCCCTCGACCGTCACGTCCTCGGCCGTTAAAACCAGCGCGATCCCGCCCCTCTTCGGGCCAGCCTTGGCCGCCAGCTCGGAGATTTGGTCTCTCGTAAGGGACTTGCCCAAAGAGCACATCTCGTCCGAGACTTGGCCAGCCAAAAGGATTTGGCTCTTCTTAGGGCTGTTGATTCCAGCCTTGCTCAAATAGAACTCACCAACGGTGTTCCACCACTGAGATATAGATGGGCTTGATAGCTTTTGGTAGGGTTGGGGAGTGAGGGAGAGGAGGAAATcggagatgatggacttctgggtTGGGGTGAACTTGCCATACCAAAGGATGGAGATGGGGACGTCACCTTGGAGAACTGCTCCATTGTGGTATTTGAGTGGTGTTGGTTGGACCAAAGCGGCTAGCTTTCTGGATCCCATGCACACTTGGGCTAAGCTCACAACTAGTAGGACTAGAACGGTAGTCCTGGCTGCTTGAAATGAGGCCATttgggaagaaagaagaaagcttAGAGGTAGCACGAGAAGGAAAGAGAAAGTCGGGAGATGGTGATGGTTTGTAGTAAGCTTAGTGAATGAGGTATATATAGGCAGGGGAGGGGGTGAAGGACCCTCTTGGGAGAGTTCTTTGCAGTTTCCTGCTATGATTGAGTTGGGGACACTTGGCGCATATCTCCATCTCTACTTTTATCTATACAGTCTGCAAGCTGATCTCTAAAATTTGTAAACTATTCAATGAAGTCAATGGATAAGGAGGCCGAGCACGTAGATTCCGCCGCCAATTTATGCTTTGGGAATGGGACTGCATGTGATGGGGGAAGGTTCTTAAGACTGGAATTATTTAGCTTTGAGCATTAAGTAGATGGTTGTGGATTACTGCCTAATAAACCGTGTGGCCCATGGTGATGGGAGTGCTGGGTTGGAGCCATCCATGGATAATGGTGACACGCAAGACCATCTAAGATAATGATCCCTTTGCCATAATATTAAGCACGCATATTCTCATGGTACATTATATGATGAAAGCTGCTGGCGAAGCTGTATGCTATAAAAGCCATGCGTGCAAGTTGCAACATCTTGTCTCAAGTAAAATTTGCGACATCTAAGATGTATGGACACAAACGCTATGTGATCCGTTTTCCCCGTGCCAATCACTATGTTGGACTCGGACAGATATGCTTGTAACGAGGGcggaaagaaaaaattagatatttacaGCCCAATTATTCACATTTAAATCAAGTCTGTATGCCCAGCTCAACTCTCATTGGACAGCTCGCCGAGAAACGAGTTGTCCAAAAAGATGGAAGGCCTAATTAACAAAGAAAATGTCTGATTGAAAGAAAATACGGTCTTTATTCAATATATTTTTCGAAAGGCAAACAATGTTATTGGCCGGATCGATGTAAGCAtctatttatatcaaaaaaataaaaaaatatcaaatcataatttttttgatatatataattattttaaaatatcatagatAATACAACTAGCATGCAGCTTCTCCATCCCATCTATTTTTCACTCTAAGCCCTCTacacttgcatgctataagccATCTCAAGAAACGCATAGTAAAAATATATTTGGTTCAGaagtttaggaaaaaaaaaaagctaaaaataataactaaaaatataaaaatgtaaaaaataaaaaacaacataTTGAAAGATTTATTCGgtcaaataattaattatttctttgTGATGCCTATTTCTTGAATACTACTTGGCGGTCATAACACTTATTCATTGAAGCAAGTGCTGTCCAAAAATTGTTTGATGGGAAACAGACCAGCTTCCGAACAAAATGCCGCGCTTAAATTTACATATAACTCATCTAAAGCTCATCGAAACTAATTTTCTTAAACATCTACTTCTTTGTTTTGCCATGTTTCTGCCTTCACCACAAGGCCACCTCCCACGAGACACGCCTGTTCAGCATGTCTCGTAGCAAGCCCATCTCATTTGTTTCTCCCTAGCCAAGCATAACTCTTCTTAAGCAACACTCGGAATAGTCCACAAGTGAATTAATGCACAGAGATAAAATAATGTAAACAAAGTCGAGTTACGTAGGGttagaggagcccggacaacacAAAAATTCTAACAAAACTGCACTTAATAACGCATTTAATTGATTTGTTTTCTTCTTTGGAAACCATACAGACGTGGAAAGAGGGAGAAAGTAACGGGACATGCAGGCAGAGCTGGACACAGTCGTCCTGTCCGGGCCTGCATCCGCCTGAAGATTCCCCTCACGAGTTGGCCATGACATGCACAGACTGACGAACCCACAGCTTTGCCTCACCACATTACCTGAAAAACGAGTTTCTCCTGCACCATGGATGCATGATATCATCTGATAAGGTAATTAATTAACGTTTCCTATTAAGTTTTAGGTGAAACAAGTTTCGTTTTTCCCAATGTTAAAGCTGAAAGTATAGGACTCGTCAAATAAATTAAAAGGAGAGGGGAAAAGAATTTttcctgcaaaaaaaaaaaaaggccttgGCTTGCTCAACAAACCAAAGGCCATCACTCTTGAGTCTAGAGAAGCGTGTCCACCCTTTGGCACGATCACCCTTCCCTTTACAAAGTGGGACGCAACTGCGAAATGACGAAAATAACCTTGGTTTTCTTCTTTGATGGCCAGCTTGCAAGGCTATTTTGGTCACAAACAGAACACGCAATCCCAGCTGTGTCCCGGTTATAGCCCGCCGCCCATTGGGCCGCGTCAAAGCGGTCCGGTAACCGCCCCCCCTGTATCATCGCCTCTTTTTGCTCCCCTTTGGCCTTCCGGGCGCCTTCCCATTTCCGCGTTATTTAAAATGAAACCATCGAGTGCTTCTCCACCAGAGCCATCCAGAAAGCACTCTACCAGAGCCATCCAGAAAGCACTATATAAACCCGACCACTCTCCTCCCATAGCTCATACAATAGCCACTATCATTCTTTCCTGTAAAAGTTTGTAACCCATCCTGTCTGCTAATGGCTTCCTCTAGTATTAGCCCTTGTTTCCTTTGTATCCTGGTAGTAGTGGCCTCTCTTCTGGTCCAGTGCTCCTATGGTGCTAGAAAGCTCAATGCCTTGGTGGAGGAACAATCTCCAGTCTTGAGCTACCACAAGGGGATTCTCCTCACCGGGCCTGTATCCGTGAACCTCATATGGTACGGTAAGTTCACGGCCCCCCAGCGAGCCATCATCTCCGACTTCATCGCGTCCCTCGCCACAATGGGCGGTGACCAGAAGCAGCCGGAGCCGTCCGTGTCCACCTGGTGGAAGACCACCGAGAGGTATTACGCCCAGTCGAAGACCAAGTTCCCTACGCTCATGCTGGGTGACCAGATCCTCGACGAGTCCTACTCCCTTGGCAAGTCGCTCACCAACGCCGACATCGCCAAGCTGGCGAGCCGCGGGGCTCCGAAGAACGCCGTCAATGTCGTCTTAACGGCGGATGACGTCGCGGTCGAGGGGTTCTGCATGAGCCGATGCGGGACACACGGTTCCTCGCCCGGTTCTAAGTCCGGCCGGTTCGCGTACATCTGGGTCGGCAACTCGGCGACTCAGTGCCCGGGTCAGTGCGCGTGGCCCTTCCACCAGCCGGTCTACGGGCCCCAGACCCCGGCGTTGGTGGCGCCTAATGGCGACGTCGGGATCGACGGCATGGTGATCAACTTGGCGAGCATGATGGCCGGGACGGCGACCAACCCATTCGGAGACGGATTCTACCAGGGGCCGAAAGAGGCGCCATTAGAGGCTGCGACGGCGTGCCCGGGGGTTTATGCCAAGGGGGCGTATCCGGGATATCCTGGGGATCTGTTGGTGGACCGCACGACGGGGGCGAGCTACAACGCGAACGGCGCCCATGGGAGGAAGTATCTGGTCCCGGCTTTGTTCGACCCGTCAACCTCTTCCTGCTCCACCTTGGTTTGACGGTAGAGGATGCGTTGTGTGATAAAGAAGTTTACACGAATACGTAGATGGATGTTTGTGTATATGTTTGTATTTATATATAATGaagttttttaatctttttttcgtGTATATAATGTTTCAAGATTGATCTTTGAAACAAATGGAATAATGGAATGCCAAATTACTTGTCGTTTCATCTGCATTGAGTTATTTGAAACCCAACACACAGCATGGATTCATACTTTGAACTAATGGTAGGAAATTTGGAGCATCTGGGGTCATTTGTACCGCACAGAGTAGTTGTGTCAATTAGGTCCCGTTGAACTAAATGCAggtcaaatcaggtatgcaataGAATTAAAATCTCTCAGTCCGAAACTGATTTACTTGTCAAATGGATGAAACATCGAATTTCGAATCAGAtcattatattaaatatataatctaACTTAATTTATAACATGTAGAAATAAATTAAACCACCCGAGAACAAATTCTCTACTGTGCGTGTTTTGCCACCGGAGGATGGTGTGCAAACTAACTCGTATGGATGCCACCTTATCAACCTTGAAGATGGATGGCAATGGCTTATTCTCTCATGGTACATCTTGTTTGGCTCCCACAGTAATCCATGTGAGATGGATGACATGATGGTTATCCAAACCAGTGCAGAATCCAAACTCAAAGAATAAGGCTTGCATGGACCATGCCACTAGTGTGAATGGGGTCAACAAACTTTTGTGGTGTCGTTGCAAAAAAGTGTGGTCTCATATTCTTGAAAGTTCCAGGATAGCCTGTGAATTCTCTTTGATGGGAGCTAACTCAACCAGGTCATATATGGGTTAAGTTAGAAAATCCCAACATGAATTGGATCTGTTCATTATATAGATTAGAATTTGAAACCTGAACCTTCTATACATAATAAATAGGCAATCCGATTcaacctgtttaatctatttaataaacaagcAACCTAATTAATCTATTAATCTGCGTAACCTGTTGATCTATATGACTTATATAATTTGTTAACATGTTAACCTATATAATCTGTCGACCTGTATGATGTATATGACCTATTGACTTATTTAATAGATAGTATAATCCATAAAACCTGTTTAACCTGATCTAATCTagttattaaatgggttaaataggtcaaaagattggaacatgaatctaatctgattattaagCAATTTAAATGGGTTGATCTGTTTATGACACAAATTTATTTAGTATAAACCTAAATCTATTTATTAAAGATTGAACATAGTCAAATCAtattttgccatccctaattaCTATTTAGATAACACGTAATGTTCTATATATCACGAAGATGAAAATTGTAGAGAACTAGAATATGTTGCAAGAGATATAGAGATGATGCTGCATTGGCCACTAATAGATGAAGATTAAAGTTGTTGCAAATATGGACTTGGTGATGAGAATGGTGAGCAAGAGGATGCATCTTTCTCTGGGTAGAATCAATGTTGTACAAAAAAAACCACGTGCCTCTGTAAAGGTTTAGATGAAGttgtaaacaaaaaaaaaaaaaaaaagaaagaaaaagtatgtaaAGGAATTAGAATCTTGGTATTTTGTTTAGCTTTGTGGAAGATAATTGCTATTCAAAAGAGAAGTGATCAACACACTGCAAGTGGAACGTTAAAATGATTTAGGACTACAAGAAATGGTTAATTTACTTGCAAATCAGGATATGACTCAATGGTCATACCCTACAACCAGAGATTATTAATTCAATTTTTGAATAGTGCATCCTTAAAATCTAGATTTGGATACTAACAAGGCACatgtctccctctctctctttcaaaaaaaaagaacggaaaaaaaaagagaaaaatctcCCACGGTGAGTATTAGAGAAAGCAAGGTAGTGATATGCTATTGAAGGTTGGAATCTTGAGCTCTAGCTCTAATAAATTTGGCTGGTGGCTATGTAAATATCAAGTGGAACATAAAGTGAAAGAGCGGATCCTAAATTGAGGCATGCATGATTCAATAGAGTAAATATTGACCAATGGGATGAAGGTTGGCGGAGATTTAGAAGGTGCATTGGCTCCAGCTTTGCCTTTTCATGTCAATTGGAAGAGACTTTGGAAGCTACCTCTGTTTCTAATAAGAACCTAGAATCCTTCGAAATTCAACTCTAATTATGTTTTAACTAATATCGCAAATTCGTGGACAGTGATAGTATATTGCAAACCCACCAAAATTTTTATGCGAGATGTCATTTATTTGAAGGTATACCACTGGTTTGTGTTGCGACACTGCCTATCTACAATTAACATAACTCAAGGCATGCCTTAAATGAATCTTATCGGACCACTAGCTATTCTAGACGAGTTGACTGTGAATGCAAATAAATGAGTTTATTCTGATGCCCCAAAAAATGACAATGTCCTAATTTCTCAAAATCCAACCTCTATTCtcctttaagattaaaatttcatTCCAAATCTGATCACAAATAAAAGATATGGGCCATTCAGATTCCAATTGCAAACCAAATGTCTTAGAAGCTAAATCAAACTTAGGTACGTAAGAGTTGGATAAAATCAATAGGTGACTTTACAACCTATGCTTCCTTTGCCTGTCCCTCTGCTACCATAACGTTGGAAAACGTTGAGCAGAGACCAAACCACCTTTTTATATGGTCTCCTTGGTCTGGTCTGGTTGCACTGTAGTAATGGATTGGATTAGTGATTGCTAAACCACATCAGTAGTGTGTTTAATCATGGAATCAATAAAATAATAGAAAgacataatttaaatttcatcgaATGAATGAAAGAATTACAAACTATATATCTATGGCTACAATCTCTGTC
This genomic window from Elaeis guineensis isolate ETL-2024a chromosome 13, EG11, whole genome shotgun sequence contains:
- the LOC105056793 gene encoding protein PHOSPHATE-INDUCED 1, which codes for MASFQAARTTVLVLLVVSLAQVCMGSRKLAALVQPTPLKYHNGAVLQGDVPISILWYGKFTPTQKSIISDFLLSLTPQPYQKLSSPSISQWWNTVGEFYLSKAGINSPKKSQILLAGQVSDEMCSLGKSLTRDQISELAAKAGPKRGGIALVLTAEDVTVEGFCMSRCGLHGSDRKSGSAYIWVGNAATQCPGQCAWPFHQPVYGPQTKPLVAPNGDVGIDGMVMNLASMIAGTVTNPFGDGFYQGPKEAPLEAATACPGVYAKGAYPGYPGDLLMDPATGASYNANGARGRKYVVPALIDPSTTSCSTLV
- the LOC105056794 gene encoding protein PHOSPHATE-INDUCED 1 homolog; its protein translation is MASSSISPCFLCILVVVASLLVQCSYGARKLNALVEEQSPVLSYHKGILLTGPVSVNLIWYGKFTAPQRAIISDFIASLATMGGDQKQPEPSVSTWWKTTERYYAQSKTKFPTLMLGDQILDESYSLGKSLTNADIAKLASRGAPKNAVNVVLTADDVAVEGFCMSRCGTHGSSPGSKSGRFAYIWVGNSATQCPGQCAWPFHQPVYGPQTPALVAPNGDVGIDGMVINLASMMAGTATNPFGDGFYQGPKEAPLEAATACPGVYAKGAYPGYPGDLLVDRTTGASYNANGAHGRKYLVPALFDPSTSSCSTLV